TAGCTGATTTACTGGAATTAGAGCGGATACGGGAAAAACTTTCAGAACAGTTGGAACGCGATCCTAAAGATAGCGAATGGGCAGAAGCAGTACAATTGCCATTGCCAGCATTTCGTTATCGCTTGCATGTTGGTCGCAGGGCAAAAGATAAGATGGTACAATCTAACCTCCGCCTTGTGGTTTCCATTGCCAAGAAATACATGAATCGTGGCTTGTCGTTCCAAGACTTAATTCAAGAAGGTAGTCTTGGCTTGATTCGCGCCGCAGAAAAGTTTGACCACGAAAAAGGTTATAAGTTTTCTACATACGCTACATGGTGGATTCGTCAAGCAATTACCAGGGCGATTGCCGACCAATCCCGCACAATCCGCCTTCCTGTTCATCTCTACGAAACTATTTCTCGCATTAAGAAAACCACCAAGCTGCTTTCTCAAGAAATGGGTCGCAAACCCACTGAAGAAGAAATCGCTACTCGCATGGAAATGACGATTGAGAAACTGCGGTTTATTGCTAAATCTGCTCAGTTACCAATTTCACTAGAAACGCCCATTGGGAAAGAAGAAGATTCTCGATTGGGCGATTTTATTGAATCCGATGGTGAGACACCAGAAGACCAAGTTTCCAAAAATCTGTTGCGCGAAGACTTAGAAAAAGTCCTCGACAGCCTCAGCCCCCGCGAACGCGATGTTCTGAGATTGCGTTACGGTTTGGATGATGGTCGGATGAAAACCCTTGAGGAAATTGGACAAATTTTCAACGTCACCCGCGAACGGATTCGCCAAATTGAGGCGAAAGCGCTTCGTAAATTACGCCACCCGAATCGCAACAGCGTTCTCAAGGAATATATTCGGTAGTCATTTGTTATTAGTCATTTGTCATTTGTCATTAGTCATTAGTCATTTGTCATTAGTCAAAAATTATTGACTCTTGACCTTTGACTCTTGACCAAGCGAATTTTAGATTTTAGATTGTTTCAGTACCTTGCAGGCTCCTTGTGTGCCTAACAAATCCAAAATCCGAAATCCAAAATCTAAAATTGTTTGCCCCTTGTGGTCGGGGTCAATCCAAAATCCAAAATCCAAAATCCAAAATCTAAAATCCAAAATCGGTTGACCCTTGACTGAAAAATATGAAAAACCTGGTAGTGAATCGGCACTTCCAGGTTTCTTTATTTTAGATAATTTGCGTTTATCCAAATTTATAGAATACCCCAGAAATGCAGGAAGCCTTTACCAGAAAACAGTTCAATCAAAGCTGCTGCTAAAAAGCCGATCATTGCCAAGCGACCGTTCCAAATTTCTGCTTGTGGGGTAAAGCCCCAAGACCAAGCATTACGATCTTCAATTACAGGAGCAGTAATTTTTGTAGTATCTGTCATGGTTGGCACTCCAAAGTGGATTTACTAAGGTTTATTGCCTTATGTAAATTAATATAACATTTTTTTTCATAAATGCAACAAGTGAAAAATAAAGCCCCGTAAGCGTTTGGCTGATTGGGTCTTACCAAAGTGATAACAGAGGGCTAAGTGCTGTACTTTAGCGATAATAGACCTCTTGCAGAATTAATTTTGTGTTATAGCAGGGGACTGGGGACACAACGACCGCTCAGTGCATCGCTGGGGACACAACGACCGCTCAGTGCATCGCTGGGTTACAAGTCTGATTGTGTCTAGGTTTTATCATCAGTTAATGTCCTAAGCACTTTGGCGGTTGCTATATATTAAGAAATTGCCTTTGTTTTAGCCAAAAGTTAGAGTTACATGGTGAAGTACGGCGGGCGAAGCTATCGCAAAGAACACCAAAAATATCTAAAATCTAAAACCCTCTATCATACCATAGAAACAATTTTGCAAGAGGTCTAATATATATACAGTCACAAAAACTATTAATCGCGCAAAATATTTGGAGTAAAAACTTATGCATATCGAGATTGCATTACCAGATGAAGTAGCACATTCCTTAGAATCTAAATGGGGTAACTTAGAGCGCAGATTACTGGAAATCGTCATCATTGAAGCGTATCGTGAGGGATTCATTAGTGTAGGCAAAATCCGCGAACTATTAGGAATGTCAACCC
The Gloeotrichia echinulata CP02 DNA segment above includes these coding regions:
- the rpoD gene encoding RNA polymerase sigma factor RpoD; this translates as MNQANNVLESIYQPDLEIINQPEIELEELLIDDEEDLLISDDGEIDEFLEPQSDEDDAKSGKAAKSRRRTQSKKKHYTEDSIRLYLQEIGRIRLLRADEEIELARKIADLLELERIREKLSEQLERDPKDSEWAEAVQLPLPAFRYRLHVGRRAKDKMVQSNLRLVVSIAKKYMNRGLSFQDLIQEGSLGLIRAAEKFDHEKGYKFSTYATWWIRQAITRAIADQSRTIRLPVHLYETISRIKKTTKLLSQEMGRKPTEEEIATRMEMTIEKLRFIAKSAQLPISLETPIGKEEDSRLGDFIESDGETPEDQVSKNLLREDLEKVLDSLSPRERDVLRLRYGLDDGRMKTLEEIGQIFNVTRERIRQIEAKALRKLRHPNRNSVLKEYIR
- a CDS encoding chlorophyll a/b-binding protein — translated: MTDTTKITAPVIEDRNAWSWGFTPQAEIWNGRLAMIGFLAAALIELFSGKGFLHFWGIL
- a CDS encoding UPF0175 family protein, which codes for MHIEIALPDEVAHSLESKWGNLERRLLEIVIIEAYREGFISVGKIRELLGMSTRLEVDSFLKAKGVDLLYEESDFQADRKTHDQLRQEGKLNPS